A part of Bacteroidota bacterium genomic DNA contains:
- a CDS encoding alpha/beta hydrolase-fold protein, with translation MNREHIKWYSNHLGRDMEMLRFGHAGTPILAFPSSLGRFFEWEDFGMVKALDKQLSNGHNQLFCVDSVDAESLYNKDVDPYTRIKRHQQYEGYIANEVLPHIHNTAGQQFTIAAGASFGAYHATNMVLKRPWDFGKLIALSGIFDIKSQLDGFYNDDVYFSNPIDFLPNLSDENTLHAIRQNHIILNTAEHDPCKDANLHMSHVLNTKGINHTLDLRDGVFGHDWDWWCQFIQQHIA, from the coding sequence ATGAACCGCGAACACATCAAGTGGTACAGCAACCACCTCGGCCGTGACATGGAAATGCTGCGTTTTGGTCACGCCGGCACCCCAATCCTTGCCTTCCCATCTAGCCTCGGCAGATTCTTTGAATGGGAAGATTTTGGGATGGTAAAAGCCCTTGACAAACAGCTGTCAAACGGACACAACCAACTTTTCTGCGTCGATTCAGTGGATGCAGAAAGCCTGTACAACAAAGATGTAGACCCTTACACCCGTATCAAGCGCCACCAGCAATACGAAGGGTACATCGCAAATGAAGTCCTGCCCCACATCCACAACACAGCCGGACAGCAGTTTACCATCGCGGCCGGCGCAAGCTTTGGTGCCTACCACGCCACAAACATGGTACTCAAGAGACCCTGGGATTTTGGGAAGCTCATTGCACTCAGTGGGATTTTCGACATCAAGTCGCAACTCGACGGGTTTTACAACGATGACGTCTACTTCAGTAACCCGATTGATTTTTTACCCAACCTGAGCGACGAAAATACCCTGCATGCCATCCGGCAGAATCATATTATTCTGAACACTGCTGAGCACGACCCCTGCAAAGATGCCAACCTGCACATGAGCCACGTGCTCAACACAAAAGGCATCAACCACACACTCGACCTGCGCGACGGTGTCTTTGGTCATGACTGGGACTGGTGGTGCCAGTTCATCCAGCAGCACATTGCCTGA
- a CDS encoding GMP synthase, translating into MRVALIDLYNGEPNLGIQAIKDLVNRWGKRELDTSLQLDHFETRKTGDVPDLSYDAYLLSGGPGSPFDGEGTAWETAYFELVGALWQHNKQSQSDPKYALFICHSFQMMCRHFGLGDVVQRKSTSFGVFETHQTAAGHTDPLFEGLQDPFYVADFRDWQAIQPRTEVLGNLGASVLALEKQRPHIPMERALMGFRLSTEMVGVQFHPEADPAGMLVHFQKDARRAAIIKTHGEEKFNQIISRLEDPEFLLHTYQRVIPNFLADAVAARKGMPQTA; encoded by the coding sequence ATGCGTGTAGCCCTTATAGATCTGTATAACGGAGAGCCCAACCTGGGTATCCAGGCCATCAAAGACCTGGTGAACCGATGGGGTAAACGTGAACTCGATACGTCCCTACAACTGGACCATTTCGAAACACGGAAAACCGGCGACGTACCGGATTTGAGCTACGACGCTTATTTGCTATCAGGCGGCCCCGGCAGTCCTTTTGACGGAGAAGGCACAGCATGGGAAACAGCCTATTTTGAATTGGTAGGTGCGCTCTGGCAACACAACAAGCAGAGCCAGAGCGATCCGAAATACGCGCTCTTTATTTGCCACTCCTTCCAGATGATGTGCCGGCATTTTGGCCTGGGTGACGTTGTACAACGTAAATCCACATCGTTTGGTGTATTTGAAACGCATCAAACCGCAGCCGGCCATACGGATCCGCTTTTCGAAGGACTCCAGGATCCGTTTTACGTGGCTGACTTCCGCGACTGGCAGGCTATACAACCTCGCACAGAAGTGCTTGGCAACCTGGGCGCAAGCGTGTTGGCGCTCGAAAAGCAGCGACCACATATTCCGATGGAACGCGCACTTATGGGCTTCCGTCTTTCAACAGAAATGGTCGGCGTACAATTTCATCCTGAAGCTGACCCGGCGGGGATGCTCGTCCATTTCCAAAAGGATGCGCGACGGGCAGCCATTATCAAAACGCACGGCGAAGAGAAATTCAACCAGATCATCAGCCGCCTCGAAGACCCCGAGTTTCTGCTGCATACTTACCAGCGCGTAATTCCAAATTTCCTTGCAGATGCAGTGGCCGCTCGCAAAGGCATGCCACAAACCGCCTGA
- a CDS encoding head GIN domain-containing protein — MQKAHLLLIVPLLVFSSCIIGAESNRITGSGLLETRTVDVSNFTGVSMSIPGDLTLIQGSEESLRISAQADLYPFINIFVRDGRLRIETNDDVSLDPTQPITITIGVQNLDLLQFAGTGTVRMDTLNTIDFNLDLTGSGEMQFAAFSAETLDLSLTGSGNLDFSGTVIAQNIAITGSGDLEARNLESQDADVSISGSGSAVINVTEALTANISGSGNIRYRGTPTVEAAVTGSGSVEPLGE, encoded by the coding sequence ATGCAGAAAGCTCATCTCCTTCTCATTGTCCCTTTGCTCGTATTCAGCAGCTGCATAATCGGTGCAGAATCAAACAGAATAACGGGCAGTGGTCTACTTGAAACGCGTACGGTCGATGTTTCCAACTTTACAGGCGTTTCGATGAGCATCCCGGGCGACCTTACTCTCATCCAGGGGTCGGAAGAATCGTTGCGTATTTCAGCGCAGGCTGACCTCTACCCGTTCATCAACATCTTTGTCCGTGATGGCCGGCTTCGGATCGAAACCAACGACGACGTTTCCCTGGACCCGACACAACCCATCACGATAACGATTGGCGTACAAAACCTGGACTTACTTCAGTTCGCAGGAACGGGTACCGTACGCATGGACACGCTGAACACCATAGATTTCAATCTTGATCTTACCGGCAGTGGCGAAATGCAATTTGCTGCATTTTCTGCAGAAACCCTCGACCTATCTTTAACTGGCTCAGGCAACCTGGATTTTTCAGGTACGGTCATCGCACAGAACATTGCGATCACAGGATCAGGAGACCTGGAAGCTCGCAATCTGGAAAGTCAGGATGCAGACGTATCTATTAGTGGCAGCGGATCCGCCGTAATCAACGTAACAGAAGCGTTGACAGCCAACATATCGGGCAGTGGCAACATCAGGTACCGCGGTACCCCAACAGTTGAGGCTGCAGTCACAGGCTCTGGAAGCGTTGAACCTCTCGGGGAGTGA
- a CDS encoding alpha/beta hydrolase-fold protein, which produces MTRRDILARHRQSLQGTLRACYLPSPALGINKSFYVYEPPGFNKKMPLPLLYLFRGHEREWVNMEEDSSRQHATAIEDIDKAIALQMIPPVLVVMPGLNSSNNHVPSLGVNMVGTWSASMRGLGSGKFWEYLTKEFFPAVHKRYPAAGSKRLAAGFSLGGFTASLLAIRCPDLLTHVGIYDGLFMWPRHQDPRATPLSPGNDAVWTKGAIFNPAFGTPRDQAALARWNPTDTLSNTDAGLYQNTDWWVSCAPSDGQHGNHDRANFYHELLQDKGITQRAANIVFDEQATHSWHWADKFLLYFLTDALNG; this is translated from the coding sequence ATGACGCGACGCGATATTCTCGCCCGGCACAGGCAAAGCCTGCAGGGCACCTTGCGGGCCTGCTACCTGCCTTCCCCGGCACTGGGAATAAACAAATCTTTCTATGTTTACGAGCCCCCCGGCTTCAACAAAAAAATGCCGCTGCCGCTACTCTACCTTTTCAGGGGGCACGAGCGTGAATGGGTAAATATGGAAGAAGACAGTTCCCGACAGCACGCAACAGCCATCGAGGACATCGACAAAGCCATTGCATTACAAATGATTCCGCCAGTTCTGGTGGTTATGCCTGGCCTAAACAGCAGCAACAACCATGTCCCTTCGCTGGGTGTCAACATGGTGGGCACCTGGAGTGCATCCATGCGTGGCCTTGGGTCTGGCAAGTTTTGGGAATACCTTACCAAAGAGTTTTTTCCGGCGGTCCACAAGCGTTACCCGGCTGCCGGTAGTAAACGGCTTGCAGCAGGTTTCTCACTTGGCGGTTTTACTGCAAGTCTGCTGGCAATTCGGTGCCCCGACTTGCTTACACATGTAGGCATCTACGATGGCCTGTTCATGTGGCCCAGGCACCAGGATCCGCGGGCAACACCACTGTCTCCCGGCAACGATGCAGTATGGACCAAAGGAGCTATTTTCAACCCTGCATTTGGCACCCCCCGCGACCAGGCAGCGCTTGCCCGCTGGAACCCCACTGATACCCTTTCCAACACAGATGCCGGCCTTTACCAGAATACAGACTGGTGGGTAAGCTGCGCGCCTTCAGATGGACAGCACGGCAACCACGACCGGGCCAATTTTTACCATGAACTGCTGCAGGACAAAGGTATAACCCAACGGGCAGCAAACATAGTTTTTGACGAGCAGGCAACCCATAGCTGGCATTGGGCTGATAAATTCCTCTTGTACTTCCTTACAGATGCGCTAAATGGCTAG
- a CDS encoding HEAT repeat domain-containing protein, which yields MLYTVSPIQRIFASTILAAVIIFSLSGCKTASVPPASYLLTGNVHQQCLTILREGVQGDEFWPSIHAAEALIREDYAFEATPLIEARMGSERDRRRIAGYARALALTDYNQGIVALQDILLSDDLEARILAAEAMFRTGLVGDPVILEQATDPSNNGRLRVFAAAALTVTDRANMRDLVREALGSNDPAARYIAADVIPIIGSLEEDVPTLIDKKDLVNSDFENLYFVRALAMFGLESARKELLSFLKHPDPTIRSRAAFSIAEAWYVESSNQLIPLLKDPALAVRVRAAQALLTMANPNSAYRLLRSR from the coding sequence ATGCTTTATACCGTGTCTCCCATCCAGCGTATCTTCGCATCTACGATCCTTGCGGCTGTCATTATTTTCAGTCTGTCAGGCTGTAAAACAGCGTCGGTGCCGCCGGCTTCCTACTTATTGACGGGCAACGTCCACCAACAATGCCTCACCATCCTGCGTGAAGGCGTACAGGGAGACGAATTCTGGCCCTCTATACACGCGGCAGAAGCATTGATTAGAGAAGACTACGCCTTCGAAGCGACACCACTCATCGAAGCGCGTATGGGAAGCGAACGAGATCGCCGGCGTATTGCAGGCTACGCACGCGCCCTTGCTCTGACTGACTACAACCAGGGCATTGTGGCCCTGCAAGACATCCTGCTGTCAGACGACCTCGAGGCGCGTATTCTTGCTGCCGAGGCGATGTTTAGAACTGGACTTGTTGGCGATCCCGTGATCCTCGAACAGGCAACAGATCCTTCAAACAATGGCCGCCTGCGTGTTTTTGCGGCCGCTGCGCTTACCGTTACAGATCGCGCAAATATGCGAGATCTTGTCCGGGAAGCATTGGGTAGCAATGATCCGGCCGCTCGCTATATTGCAGCAGACGTGATACCGATCATCGGCAGCCTCGAAGAAGATGTGCCCACCCTGATCGACAAAAAAGACCTCGTAAACAGCGACTTTGAGAACCTGTATTTTGTGCGGGCACTCGCCATGTTTGGCCTCGAATCCGCGCGAAAAGAGTTACTTAGCTTCCTGAAACACCCCGATCCAACCATCCGCTCACGCGCAGCTTTTTCGATAGCAGAAGCATGGTATGTCGAATCAAGCAACCAGTTAATCCCGCTCCTCAAAGACCCCGCACTGGCCGTCCGTGTACGCGCAGCACAGGCCTTACTCACAATGGCAAACCCCAACTCGGCGTACAGACTCCTGCGCAGCAGGTAA
- a CDS encoding Nramp family divalent metal transporter, whose protein sequence is MTKQKNRRILLATIGPGILIAATGVGAGDLAAGAFAGSKLGVAVLWAVVLGAFIKYVITEGLARWQLATGQTLLEGAMLRLGKPAQYFFISYFLVWTMGVGSSLISACGVAAYALFPVFDDPEQGKIVFGIVHSLLGLGLVWVGSFRLFEGVMSVCVGVMFVLVVVTAVLVQPDWGAVAVGMVKPEIPVYMVNDVDQGIGWTLALMGGVGGTLTILSYGYWIREEGREGEGALATCRIDLAIAYTVTALFGLAVIIIASKSDLDRQASATLVVSLAGQLGEALGDKGQQVFLVGAWAAMFTSMLGVWQSVPYMFADYMQIAHKGRKQLDSGPDDQDVGKKIDVRSRHYRTYLLVIALVPMVGLLYDFELVQKLNSIYGALVMPMVALVLIVLNGRADWVGEALKNRRLTVVFLSGVILFFLYTGGPAIYRSLLTIFP, encoded by the coding sequence TTGACAAAACAGAAAAACAGGCGCATTCTGCTGGCCACAATCGGTCCGGGGATACTCATAGCTGCAACAGGTGTTGGGGCCGGCGACCTGGCAGCCGGCGCGTTTGCCGGCAGCAAGCTTGGGGTAGCTGTGCTGTGGGCAGTGGTTCTTGGTGCGTTTATAAAATACGTGATTACCGAAGGGCTCGCGCGGTGGCAATTGGCTACCGGGCAAACCCTGCTTGAAGGCGCAATGCTCCGCCTGGGCAAGCCGGCGCAGTACTTTTTTATCAGCTATTTCCTTGTGTGGACGATGGGAGTAGGCTCATCTCTCATCAGCGCGTGCGGTGTTGCCGCCTATGCGTTGTTTCCTGTCTTTGATGATCCTGAGCAGGGAAAAATAGTCTTCGGTATTGTCCACAGCCTGTTAGGGTTAGGACTGGTTTGGGTTGGATCTTTCCGGTTGTTTGAGGGCGTAATGAGTGTTTGTGTTGGTGTCATGTTTGTGCTCGTTGTGGTAACTGCTGTGCTTGTACAGCCCGACTGGGGCGCAGTGGCAGTTGGCATGGTTAAACCGGAGATTCCCGTCTACATGGTGAATGATGTGGACCAGGGTATCGGGTGGACCCTCGCATTAATGGGAGGTGTTGGCGGCACGTTGACCATTCTCAGTTATGGGTACTGGATCCGTGAAGAAGGCCGAGAGGGGGAAGGGGCATTGGCGACTTGCCGGATTGACCTGGCTATTGCCTACACGGTAACGGCACTGTTTGGGCTTGCTGTGATTATTATTGCCAGCAAAAGTGACCTGGATCGGCAGGCGAGTGCGACGCTTGTTGTTTCGTTGGCCGGCCAACTTGGTGAGGCACTTGGAGACAAAGGGCAGCAGGTGTTTCTGGTTGGTGCGTGGGCTGCCATGTTTACCAGCATGCTCGGCGTATGGCAATCGGTGCCATATATGTTTGCAGACTACATGCAGATCGCGCACAAGGGCAGGAAACAGCTTGACAGCGGCCCTGATGACCAGGACGTCGGGAAGAAAATTGATGTGAGAAGCCGGCACTACCGTACGTATTTGCTGGTGATTGCGCTTGTGCCAATGGTTGGTCTGCTGTACGACTTTGAGTTGGTGCAAAAGCTCAATTCCATTTACGGTGCCCTCGTAATGCCGATGGTTGCTCTGGTGTTGATTGTTCTGAATGGACGGGCAGATTGGGTGGGCGAAGCACTTAAAAATCGTCGGCTGACGGTGGTGTTTTTGTCGGGCGTTATCCTGTTTTTTCTGTATACTGGCGGGCCAGCGATTTACCGCTCCCTTTTAACCATCTTCCCCTAA